DNA sequence from the Alkalilimnicola ehrlichii MLHE-1 genome:
GACCTGGACGTGGAGACCCTGCGCGCCCTGGAAGAGGCCCTGCTCGCCTTCCCCGGCTGCGCCATGGTCATCTCCCACGACCGTTGGTTCCTGGACCGGATCGCCACCCACATCCTCGCCTTTGAGGGCGACAGCCAGGTGACCTGGTTCGAGGGGAACTACCAGGAGTACGAGGCGGACCGCAAGAAGCGGCTGGGCGACGAGGCCCTCAACCCCCACCGTATCAAGTACCGGCGATTGGGGACCTGACGGTGGCATGGCCGGCGCCATGCCCTCGCGCCGGGCGCCGGCCGTCCCATCTGACCACGCCCCGGACCGTCCCTGGTCCGAGGTCGGGGGTCGCTGCCGCCGGGTGGTTCAGTGTGCCTGATGGATCTTCTCGCGGTTCAGTGTGCGGCTCCACGGCAGGCCGCACTCGGCTCAACGGCGGGCGTGATGTGGTATAACGCTGGGGCGAAACAACCCGGTCAAAAACACAACCCCATCGAGCCCCGCCATGAGTGATACCGCCAGTCGCACCGCCATCCTGCTCATCCACTGCCCGGATCGGCGCGGCATCGTCGCCGCCATCAGCCGCTTCCTGTCGGAACACGGCGGCAACATTGTCGACCTGGACCAGCACGTGGATGTGGAACAGGGCGTCTTCTTTATGCGGGCCGAATGGGAGTTGAAGGGGTTTGCCCTACCCGCCGACGGTATCGCCGAGGCCTTCCGCCGGCAGCTGGCCGAGCCCTTCGAGATGACCTGGCGGCTGCACTTCTCGGATGAACGGCCGCGCATGGCGCTCTTCGTCTCGCGGCTGGCGCACTGCCTTTACGACCTGCTGGCCCGCTGGCAAACCGGCGAGCTGGCGGTGGACATCCCCCTGATCATCAGCAACCACCCGGACCTGCGACCGGTGGCCGAGCGCTTCGGCATCGACTACTACCACCTGCCGGTCACGCCGGACACCAAGGCCAAGGTGGAACGCCAACAGAACGACCTGCTGGCCGAGTACCGGGTCGACTTCGCGGTGCTGGCCCGCTACATGCAGATCCTGTCGGCCGATTTCATCCACGCCTGGCCGGAGCGCATTATCAACATCCACCACTCCTTCCTGCCGGCCTTCGCCGGGGCCCGGCCCTACCACGCGGCCCATGAGCGCGGGGTGAAGATCATCGGTGCCACCAGCCATTACGTCACCGAGGACCTGGACGCCGGCCCGATCATTGAGCAGGACGTCACCCGGGTGACGCACCGCGACGCGGTCAGCGACCTGGTGCGCAAGGGGCGTGACCTGGAGCAGCTGGTGCTGGCACGTGCCGTATGGCTGCATGTGCAACGCAAGACCTTGGTCTACCAGAACCGCACGGTGGTGTTCGACTGAGCCTGAATCGGGAAATATGCGCGGCTGTTGTCTACCTTTGGGAGTAACGGCCTCCGGGCCGTTGGGTCCGCTGACGAACACCCCCACTCCGAGAGGAACGCATTTATGGCACAGACCGTGACCGCTGCATACGAGAGCGAAGAGGCCGCCCGCAATGCGGTCGATGAACTGATCTCCGATGGTTATGACCAGGAGAAGGTCTTTCTCGACAAGGAGAACATCCAGGTGAAGGTGATGGTGCCGGACAGTGGGCAGCGCGAGGCCGAGGAGATCCTCAAGCGCCATAGCCCGAAAGATGTCTGGGCCCGCCCCGTCCAATAATCCAGCCTAAGAAGGGACGCCCCTGGCGGTACACAGACACCGGCAGGGGCGCTTGCAGGACCCGGGACCACCCGGCCCTGATGGCGACGGGCCCATAGGTCTGCTTTTTAGGGGTCTATTTCTCGGGGGCTATTTTGCGGCCTCCAGGGCCTGGTCGATGTCCGCGATGATGTCGTCCACGTGCTCGATGCCCACCGCGATGCGCACCATGTCCTGACTGACCCCCGCCTGCTCCAGCTCCGCCTCGTTCAACTGGCGGTGGGTGGTGGTGGCCGGATGAGTGGCCAGCGACTTGGCGTCACCGATGTTCACCAGGCGGGTGATGAGTTGCAGGGCATCAATGAACTTCGCCCCGGCCTCCTTGCCCCCGCGGATACCGAAGGAGAGGATGCCGGAGGCCATACCACCGCGCATGTACTTCTGCACCAGCGGGTCGTCCGGGCTGGACTCCAGGCCGGCATACTTCACCCAGGTCACCTGCGGGTGGTTCTGCAGGTGCTGCGCCACGGCCAGGGCGTTCTCACTGTGCCGCTCCATGCGCAGGTGCAGGGTCTCGATCCCCTGCAGCA
Encoded proteins:
- the purU gene encoding formyltetrahydrofolate deformylase → MSDTASRTAILLIHCPDRRGIVAAISRFLSEHGGNIVDLDQHVDVEQGVFFMRAEWELKGFALPADGIAEAFRRQLAEPFEMTWRLHFSDERPRMALFVSRLAHCLYDLLARWQTGELAVDIPLIISNHPDLRPVAERFGIDYYHLPVTPDTKAKVERQQNDLLAEYRVDFAVLARYMQILSADFIHAWPERIINIHHSFLPAFAGARPYHAAHERGVKIIGATSHYVTEDLDAGPIIEQDVTRVTHRDAVSDLVRKGRDLEQLVLARAVWLHVQRKTLVYQNRTVVFD
- a CDS encoding SPOR domain-containing protein gives rise to the protein MAQTVTAAYESEEAARNAVDELISDGYDQEKVFLDKENIQVKVMVPDSGQREAEEILKRHSPKDVWARPVQ